The following is a genomic window from Nitrospira sp..
GCTCAAGTTGGGTTGGAGCAGGCCGCCGCCGACCAGAAAGCGAGGATTGATGCGTCCGGATCCGGCGCTGCCATCGGCATTTGCAAAAACTTGCGGGTAGTAAAGCGACTTGGCCTGGTCTGTCCTTGCGCTGGACGCGGCGAGGCCGGCATTAGCTTCCTGCAGGATCGGATGGTTCTGGAGGCCTGCTTCAATTGCCTGCTGCATGCCGAGAAAGCGTCCCTTTGCCGCAGCGTCGCTGGTCTCAGCCGGTTGAGCCTGTGTCGGCAAAGGGAGCGCTAGCATCAGAGTGAAAATAAGTGCGGTTGATCGCATGGTCATCATGGTTTGGCTCCTTCGTAGGACACAGGCGGCTGGCCCGCCGATCGACGCTCGAATTTCTGTTGCGCGGGTTTGCTGTCTGGCAATTTGAAGGGGGAGGTCTGCACGGGCGATCCTTCCAGCAGCCGTCGCTTGCCGACCACCACCACCTCTTCCGAGCCGTCGAGTCCGTTGGTAATTTCTATCCATTTGCCGTTGGCGATGCCGGTCTGCACCGCGACCGACTTCGCCTTGCCTTCTGCAATGACGAAGACGGATTTGCCTTTCTGCCCGCCGATCACCGCTTGCGGGGGCAGAACCAAGGCGGTGGGGATCTCGCGCAAATCTAGCGCCAGCTCCGCATAGGTGCCGGGGCGGAGCGCATGGTCGGGGTTCGGCAGATCGAGCTCCACCAGCAAGCTTCTCGTGGAAGGATCGAGCGCGAGCGTGGAGCGGGTAATCGTGCCGGTAAAGGCGCGGTCCGGCAGTTCCTTCAAGAGCACCCTCGCCTGGGTCTTGCCCGGCGCGATCCAGGCCGATTCGTCCTGCGGCACATTGGCATAGACGCGCACCGTATCCAGATCCATGACCGTGAATAGGGGGATGGCATTCGTCGCGGACGCAGTTGCGATCTGAATGAGCGCGCCGGGATCGGCAAAGCGGGCGGTGACGACGCCGTCATAGGGCGCGCGCACTTTGGTGTAGTCGCGCATCGCGGCGCGTTGTTGCATGAGATTCTTGGCGCCCTCGAAGGCCGCTTCGGCCACATCGACGTCTTGCTTGGCGATCACATCCGGCGATTCGCGCAGAACTTTGTCCAACCGCTCGAAGGTGATTTTCTTGATTTTATAATCGGCGGCGGCTTGCTGATACTGTTCTTCGATTTCCGGCGCGTCGATCACCGCGACGACTTGATGTTTCTTCACGCGATCGCCCTTGTCCGGGCCGATCCACTTCAGATAGCCCGAGACCTTTGCGTAGAGTGTCGTTTGATAGAGCGGCGAGATATTTGCGGGCAGTGTGACGGTATAGACCAGCGGCTGTCTGATTGGCTTTGTGACTTGGACATCGACTGGGTGTGTAGGGTCGATATCGACGGCGGCGCTGCCGTTCTCGCCGGTTGTCTCCTGGCCGTTCGCCACTTGGGCGGCTGGAGGCTCCGAATGCGAGGGAGATTCCTGCTGGCATCCGGCCGCGGCGATGAGCAGCGCGAGCAGCGCACTGGTGAACGATCTGAACATGTCTAGCTCTCCTCCGCTGTGTCAGGTTCGGTCTGCGGCGCGATCATCTGTGGCCGCCGTCCCAGCACCAGCGCATGCATGACGGGCACGACAAGCAGGGTCATCACGGTGGAGACCGCGAGCCCTCCGACCACCGCGCGGGCCAGGGGCACCATGGTTTCATTGCCTTCACCGAAGCCGAGGGCCAGAGGCAGCAGGCCGAGAATCGTCGCCAGCGCCGTCATGAGGATCGGCCGGATGCGGCGGGTGCCCGCTTCGAGCACGGCCCGTTCGGCCGATGCGCCGTTGTCGGCCATCCGGTTGGCGAAGTCCACAAGCAAAATGCTGTTCGAGACGACGATGCCCATCATCATCAGCGTGCCGATCATCGACTCCACGTTCACCGAGGTATCGGTCAGGTGCAGCATGAGCACGGTGCCGATCCAGCCGAGCGGCACGGCCACCAAAATAATCAGCGGGTCGATGAACGAACGGAAGAGGCCGACCATCACAAGGTAGATCAGCAGCACCGCCAGCGGCAGCGCGAGCGCGAAATTACTGATGGCCGAGCGCATGTTGGCCACTTCGCCCTTGAGCTGGATCGTCACGTCTTTCGGCAGGGGAACGGCGGCGAGGGCGCGTTCGATGTCTTGAGCGACGCGGCCCAGGTCGTTGCCGACCGGTGTGACGAGTACGTTGATTAAGCGCGAGAGGTCGTAGTGATCCACGGAATCCGGCCCGGTCTTCATGTTCAAAGAGGCCACGTCGCGGAGCAGCACGGGCGGGCCGCGCCGCTCGTCCGCGGCGTAGAAGCCGTTCGCAAGATCCAGGTTGCGGCCGGCGAAGGGCGTGTTTTGCAACGCGACGACCGATCCGCCGCTGCCAGCGGTCGTGAGCGAGGAGGTGGGATTCAGCGGTGTGCGCGCCCCGATAATGGGAATATTCAACAGATCTTCCACGCTGGTGAGCGATTGCTCCGGGTATTGCGCGAGCAGGTAGTAGCCGTTGGCGGTTTTGGGATCGAGCCAGTAGTTGGGGCTCAATGCGATATTCGAACTGATCCCAGTGATTACATCCACGACCACGCGGTCTTGCGTGATGCCATAGTAGGCGGCTTTGGTTCGGTCCACGTCGATGTGCAGCTCCGGATAGCTCTTTCCTTGCTTGATGCGCACATCCACCGTATTGGGCACCTGGGCGACTTTCTGCTGGATGGCTTCCGCGACCGGGCGGATGACGTCGAGCGACGGGCCTTTCACCTGAATATCGATCGGCGCCCGCAGGCCGAAGTTCAGCACGTCGCTGATGATGCCCCCGGTTTGAAACGACACTTCCACGCCGGGCAGGGTGGCGCGCAACTTTTCCCGCATCCTGTTGACGTACTCCTCCGTCGTGCCCTCATGGCCGGTCACCAGGTTCACCAGCACAAAGGCGGTGTGATTGCCGGTGTTCGGCGCGAAGCGGGCGGCGTCGCCGAAGTAGAGGCCGGTGTTGGAGATGACTTCTTCCAAGTCCTGCTTCGGGATCGTTTCCTGCACCAGCTGTTCGATCTGGGCGACGATGGCCGTGGTCTTTTCGATGCGCGAGCCTTCCGGCGCGCTCACGAGCATGGTGAAATTACCTGCATCGACTTTGGGGAAGAACTCGCTGTGGAGGCGCGGAACGAGCAAGGCGCCAGTGCCGACGAGCGCCAGCAGCGCGAGGATCATCACTACGGCTTTGAAGCGCACGCCCGCGCGGAGCAATGGTTCGTAGACCGCCAGCACAAAGCGGAACCAGTCCTTCCGGTCGGCCTCTTCCTGCGAGCCGTTTCCATGTCCCCGGTGGTAGAGACGCGAGAGGATCACCGGCGTGACGGTCATCGACACGGCGTAGTCCGCCAGCATGGCGAAGGCGACGGTCATGGCCAGCGGGACGAAGAGGTATTTGATGATGCCAGAGAAGAACATGATCGGCAGGTAGACGATCAGAATGCAGATCGTGGCCACGAGAATGGGCAGGGTCAGTTCGATGGCGCTGTCTTCCGCCGCCCTGCGGCCGTCCTTGCCCATTTCCAGATGGCGGTGCAGGTTCTCTTGCACGACGATGTTGTTGTCCAGCAGCGTGCCGATCACCAGTGCCAATCCGCCGAGCGTCATGATGTTCACCGATTGGCCGGTCAGGTAGAGCGCGACCAGCGCGGCGGTGAGCGAGAGGGGAATGGCGAGCGCGACGACGAGCGCGGCTTTGACGCTGCGAAGAAAGAGAAAAATCATGAGGCCGGCCAGGCCGGCGCCGAGCAGCCCTTCCTTCTGGAGATTGGCAATGGCCTGCCGGATGTAGAGGGATTGATCGTAGAGAAACTTCACCGTCGTGCCGGCGGGGATTTCGGTCAGCGACGGCAGCTTCGCGCGGATGCCGTCCGTTACTTCGAGCGTGTTAGCGCCTTCCTGCCGGGTGATGGGGATGTAGGTCGCTTCGCGGCCGTTCACTCGCACGATGGAGGTTTGGATCGCCGCGCTGTCCGCCGCCGTGCCGATGTCGCGCACGAGGATCGGCGTGCCGTTCACCACCTTGATGGGGATGTCGTTGATCTTCTCCACCGCGTTGATGAGGCTGTTGGAGTAGACGTAGTAGTCGAGATCGCCGAGCTTGATGTCGCCGGCCGGGACGATTGCGCTTTGCGCATTGATCGCCTTCACGACATCCGAGGGCGAGAGGCCGCGCGCGAGCATGCGCGATTGATCCAGGAAGACGGTAATCTGCCGGACCTTGCCGCCCAACGGCGGGCCGAAGGAGATGCCGGGGATTGTGGCGATCTGCTGGCGCACCGTGAAATAGGCCAGGTCGCGGATTTCTTTCGGGCCGAGGGTGTCGCTGCTAATCGAGAGCAGGCCGACCGGAAGGCTCGACACTCCGAACTTAAACACCGAGGGTGGGTAGACGCCGGGTGGAAGCAGCCGGATGATGCTGTAGGCGAGGCTCGTCAGCTCCGATTGCGCCGAGTCGATACTGTATTCCGGCTGAAAGAAGACTTTGATGTAACTCATTCCGGCGAGGGATTGCGATTCGATGTGCTCGACGTAGCTGGCCTCGACGAAACGCTGCTCCATCTTGAGCGTGATCGCGCCTTCCATCTCGCTAGGGCTCATGCCGCGATAGAACGTGGTGACGAGAATCGAGGGGATCTTAATTTCAGGGAAGATGTCCACGCGCATCTTCTGGTACGACACGCCGCCCAGCACGAGCGCGATCATGCAGACGGCAAAGACCGCGTAGGGATTTTTCAGCGCGGCGCGGGTCAGCATGGCGCTCCGATCGTATGAGGCGCGCGGTTTCTATTGAGCCAGTATCGGCAGATGTCGGCGGTGCATTGAACGAGCTCGGCGAAGGTGCCGGGCTTGACGACATAGCCGTTCGCGCCGCAGGCATAAGCGAGAGAAAGGTCTGCTGCATCGTCGGAGGTGGTGAAGACGACCACGGGGATCGCCGCGAAACGGGTATTAGCTCGCAGGCGTTTCAGAAACTCATCGCCCCGCTGCTTGCCAAGACGCCAATCCAGCAGAATACACGAGGGTAGATTGGCAGCGTCGCTCAAAAAGTGAAGCGCAGCGTCCGCGTCCTGCTCAGCAAAGAGAGTGGCATCGATGTCGGTCTGAGCCAGCGCCAAACGAAACAGCTCCCGTTCGCCGGGGCTGTCGTCGATCAACAAAATGGAGTGATGCGGCATCATTATAGACAGAGGTATCAGCAGGGATTGTGCCGGGAAAGGATGGAGTGAGATGGAATTGAATAATTTTAGCCGAAACAGCTAGTTGCGAATGAAACCTCATTCGATTGGCTAGTGCAGGTCTATGCGGGAATGAAGGATGATTCTGGAGAAATTCCAGAGGGCAGGGGATTTTCTCCAGAGTAAGAGATTAGCGGGTTCTGTGGAGGCGCACTGCCATTCCAATTATTTACGCATAGCGTAAAACCATATACAGGGTTCCCATGATGTCGAGATCACCGATTATCACTGAAGGAGACATTGTCATGATAAAAAACGGCATGCGCTCGGTGCATCCAGGAGAAATTCTGTTGAAGGAGTTTATGAAACCGTCAGTTCCTCCCATCAATGCCCATAGACTCGCGAAAGCGATCGACGTGCCGGCGAACCGGATTACGGCGATTCTCAAAGGGCAG
Proteins encoded in this region:
- a CDS encoding Putative Membrane-fusion protein of multidrug efflux transporter (Evidence 3 : Putative function from multiple computational evidences; MaGe:77308119); this encodes MFRSFTSALLALLIAAAGCQQESPSHSEPPAAQVANGQETTGENGSAAVDIDPTHPVDVQVTKPIRQPLVYTVTLPANISPLYQTTLYAKVSGYLKWIGPDKGDRVKKHQVVAVIDAPEIEEQYQQAAADYKIKKITFERLDKVLRESPDVIAKQDVDVAEAAFEGAKNLMQQRAAMRDYTKVRAPYDGVVTARFADPGALIQIATASATNAIPLFTVMDLDTVRVYANVPQDESAWIAPGKTQARVLLKELPDRAFTGTITRSTLALDPSTRSLLVELDLPNPDHALRPGTYAELALDLREIPTALVLPPQAVIGGQKGKSVFVIAEGKAKSVAVQTGIANGKWIEITNGLDGSEEVVVVGKRRLLEGSPVQTSPFKLPDSKPAQQKFERRSAGQPPVSYEGAKP
- a CDS encoding Response regulatory domain-containing protein (MaGe:77308121) — encoded protein: MMPHHSILLIDDSPGERELFRLALAQTDIDATLFAEQDADAALHFLSDAANLPSCILLDWRLGKQRGDEFLKRLRANTRFAAIPVVVFTTSDDAADLSLAYACGANGYVVKPGTFAELVQCTADICRYWLNRNRAPHTIGAPC
- a CDS encoding RND-type permease AcrB (MaGe:77308120) yields the protein MLTRAALKNPYAVFAVCMIALVLGGVSYQKMRVDIFPEIKIPSILVTTFYRGMSPSEMEGAITLKMEQRFVEASYVEHIESQSLAGMSYIKVFFQPEYSIDSAQSELTSLAYSIIRLLPPGVYPPSVFKFGVSSLPVGLLSISSDTLGPKEIRDLAYFTVRQQIATIPGISFGPPLGGKVRQITVFLDQSRMLARGLSPSDVVKAINAQSAIVPAGDIKLGDLDYYVYSNSLINAVEKINDIPIKVVNGTPILVRDIGTAADSAAIQTSIVRVNGREATYIPITRQEGANTLEVTDGIRAKLPSLTEIPAGTTVKFLYDQSLYIRQAIANLQKEGLLGAGLAGLMIFLFLRSVKAALVVALAIPLSLTAALVALYLTGQSVNIMTLGGLALVIGTLLDNNIVVQENLHRHLEMGKDGRRAAEDSAIELTLPILVATICILIVYLPIMFFSGIIKYLFVPLAMTVAFAMLADYAVSMTVTPVILSRLYHRGHGNGSQEEADRKDWFRFVLAVYEPLLRAGVRFKAVVMILALLALVGTGALLVPRLHSEFFPKVDAGNFTMLVSAPEGSRIEKTTAIVAQIEQLVQETIPKQDLEEVISNTGLYFGDAARFAPNTGNHTAFVLVNLVTGHEGTTEEYVNRMREKLRATLPGVEVSFQTGGIISDVLNFGLRAPIDIQVKGPSLDVIRPVAEAIQQKVAQVPNTVDVRIKQGKSYPELHIDVDRTKAAYYGITQDRVVVDVITGISSNIALSPNYWLDPKTANGYYLLAQYPEQSLTSVEDLLNIPIIGARTPLNPTSSLTTAGSGGSVVALQNTPFAGRNLDLANGFYAADERRGPPVLLRDVASLNMKTGPDSVDHYDLSRLINVLVTPVGNDLGRVAQDIERALAAVPLPKDVTIQLKGEVANMRSAISNFALALPLAVLLIYLVMVGLFRSFIDPLIILVAVPLGWIGTVLMLHLTDTSVNVESMIGTLMMMGIVVSNSILLVDFANRMADNGASAERAVLEAGTRRIRPILMTALATILGLLPLALGFGEGNETMVPLARAVVGGLAVSTVMTLLVVPVMHALVLGRRPQMIAPQTEPDTAEES